Proteins encoded in a region of the Rothia mucilaginosa genome:
- a CDS encoding threonine/serine exporter family protein, which yields MDDQPRTTEPYPDTNTRSIYLGSTRLAHEHLVAQSQVVLRLGRILMKSGASAYRIKASMARLAKAVGLKEHHAQVTFTEISTSSYTDGNFRTEVAEQRTMGINAHKLDQLGKFISELPEKITPAEANAELDLIDSAKPLYTRWMLALASAVACAGFAFLNRGGLVECTVVFFAAGAGQFLRSTLLKRGVSHLATWMACGFLAAGLYIAIVNVLVAAGLISHNHMIGFISSVLFLVPGFPMVTGMLDISRMDFLAGISRLTYVGLLLLSASFAVWVLGSLFHLPLAAPAPLNLDPTLYLVLQVLSSGVAAAGFAMLFAASPVACVWGGVIAAVANPIRIHMVEAGMPAHMAATIAVFGVGILAEIVAPLHQRKYTRISLSVPAVVTMVPGVPFYRSMSHFASGDMYSAASGFVQSLLIFMALGMGLAFVRLLFDKNWLFDQDTQVLNRLDTDRHLR from the coding sequence ATGGATGATCAGCCCCGCACTACCGAGCCGTACCCTGACACTAATACGCGCAGTATTTATCTGGGGTCTACCCGTCTGGCTCATGAGCACCTGGTGGCGCAGTCGCAGGTGGTGCTCCGCCTGGGCCGCATCCTGATGAAGTCGGGTGCGAGCGCCTACCGTATTAAGGCGTCGATGGCGCGTTTGGCGAAGGCTGTGGGGTTGAAGGAGCATCACGCGCAGGTGACCTTCACCGAAATTTCGACTTCTTCGTACACTGACGGTAATTTCCGTACCGAGGTCGCTGAGCAGCGCACGATGGGCATTAACGCCCATAAGCTGGATCAGTTGGGTAAGTTCATTTCTGAGCTTCCTGAAAAGATTACTCCGGCGGAGGCGAATGCTGAGCTTGACCTTATTGATTCGGCGAAGCCTCTGTACACCCGCTGGATGTTGGCGCTGGCGTCGGCGGTGGCGTGTGCCGGGTTCGCGTTCTTGAACCGTGGCGGTCTGGTGGAGTGCACGGTGGTGTTCTTCGCGGCGGGTGCCGGCCAGTTTTTGCGTTCGACCCTGCTCAAGCGCGGGGTGAGCCATTTGGCAACGTGGATGGCGTGTGGCTTCCTGGCGGCGGGCCTGTACATTGCGATTGTTAATGTGCTGGTTGCGGCGGGTTTGATTAGTCACAATCATATGATTGGTTTTATTTCGTCGGTGCTGTTCTTGGTGCCGGGTTTCCCCATGGTGACGGGCATGCTCGATATTTCCCGCATGGACTTTTTGGCGGGTATTTCGCGTCTAACCTATGTGGGTTTGTTGTTGCTGAGTGCGTCATTTGCGGTGTGGGTTTTGGGTTCACTCTTCCACCTGCCGTTGGCGGCTCCTGCGCCTCTTAACCTTGACCCGACCCTGTATTTGGTGTTGCAGGTGCTTTCCTCGGGTGTTGCGGCGGCTGGCTTCGCGATGCTTTTTGCCGCTTCCCCGGTGGCGTGTGTGTGGGGCGGCGTGATTGCGGCGGTGGCGAACCCCATCCGTATTCATATGGTGGAGGCGGGTATGCCCGCGCATATGGCAGCGACGATTGCCGTGTTTGGTGTGGGTATTTTGGCTGAGATTGTGGCGCCGCTGCATCAGCGCAAGTACACGCGTATTTCCCTGTCGGTTCCGGCGGTGGTGACGATGGTTCCGGGTGTTCCGTTCTACCGTTCGATGTCGCATTTTGCTAGCGGTGACATGTACTCGGCGGCGAGCGGTTTCGTGCAGTCCCTGCTGATTTTCATGGCGTTGGGTATGGGCCTGGCGTTTGTGCGTCTGCTCTTTGATAAGAACTGGCTGTTCGATCAGGACACTCAGGTGCTCAACCGTCTGGACACTGACCGGCACCTGCGTTAG
- a CDS encoding 3'-5' exonuclease — translation MTWMNGLRATFDLETTGVDVTTARIVTASLILLDPQGNVVRRGEWLADPGVEIPAGAAAVHGITTEYARKHGRPAREVVWELAGAIGALNLDGVPIIAFNAAYDFSVLHHEMLRHNIANGELPPGVVLDPYVLHKHVIPRKRGKRTLEVLAAEYGVSLENAHTSADDALAAERLLVKLTEQFPEVLNVDARQLHEQQIQWAVEQAASFQAWLRTQPGKESEVIDGRWPVRR, via the coding sequence ATGACCTGGATGAACGGCCTGCGCGCCACTTTTGACCTTGAAACCACCGGTGTGGACGTCACCACCGCCCGCATCGTGACTGCTTCCCTGATTCTGCTGGATCCTCAGGGTAATGTGGTGCGCCGTGGCGAGTGGCTGGCTGACCCCGGTGTTGAGATCCCTGCCGGTGCCGCCGCCGTGCACGGTATTACGACCGAGTACGCGCGTAAGCACGGTCGTCCCGCCCGCGAGGTCGTGTGGGAGCTTGCCGGCGCGATTGGTGCGCTGAACCTTGACGGCGTGCCGATTATTGCGTTCAATGCCGCCTACGATTTTTCGGTGCTGCACCACGAGATGCTGCGCCACAATATTGCTAACGGTGAGCTACCGCCCGGTGTGGTGCTCGACCCGTACGTTCTGCATAAGCACGTGATTCCGCGTAAGCGCGGCAAGCGCACCCTGGAGGTTCTTGCCGCCGAGTACGGTGTCTCCCTGGAGAATGCGCACACCTCCGCTGATGATGCCCTGGCGGCGGAGCGTCTGCTCGTAAAGCTGACCGAGCAGTTCCCCGAGGTCCTCAACGTGGATGCGCGCCAGCTACACGAGCAGCAAATTCAGTGGGCGGTGGAGCAGGCGGCGAGCTTCCAGGCGTGGTTGCGTACGCAACCGGGTAAGGAATCTGAGGTCATTGACGGCCGCTGGCCGGTGCGCCGATAA